GAGTTGAGAAAGTCTTTAGGATTTAATCAAGTTCCAGAATCAAATCAAATATATGAATTTTTGGCAAGATTTAATCAAAATCAAATACTTGAATTCGTGATTAAAACATTAAATAAGGAATTTAAACCAATTAAAAGAGGAAAACGCACAGTTTTAATTGATGGAACCGATATACAGGTTGATATGAACTGGAACAAGCAAAATTACACTAAAAAATTTCTCGAGAAAAAAGGGCTTTATTGGGCCAAATCAGCTTCAAAAGGGTTTTATATAGGATTTAAATTAACTTTAGCACTTGATTATCACACTGGACAACCATTGACCATGTTAATACATAAAGGATCTAAGCATGACTCTGAATTATTCCCTGAAATAATGGAAAAACTAAGAAAAAGAAGAATAATAAGAAACAAAGACATTATAATAGCAGATAAAGGATATATAAGTTTTAATAATTATCGTGAGGGAATTTTAAAGTATAAAATAGTTCCATTAATATTTCCAAAAGAAAACATGAAAATAAACAAAATTTTAAGCCAATTCAATTATCCTTTAGAATATTTCAAAGTTAAAAACAAAAAAGAAGACATTTACAAAGAATTAGTTTCTAAATTCAAAAAACTAATCACCAAATGGAAGAAATTTAAAAAAATAAGAGGAAAAATCGAAGATTTCTTCAAATTAACCAAAAAAGGACTGAAAAATAACAAATTCCACAAATATACAAAAGAATCCATAGCAAAAACAAGTTATCTGCTTGTACTTTTAACAGGACTCATCATAAAACAAGGATACAACGAATCAGAGAGCATGCAAAAGCTCTCAGAAACCTAAAAATCTAGCACCCTAACTATTTTATTCTTTTTTCTCTTTTTTCTTTAATTTTCTTAATATTTGTTTTATTCTCACTATTTAACTTATTGTTAATATTAATTAATCAATCAAAATTAATATATACTCCTAAATATAAATTTATAGGTGAAAAATAAATATATTTGAAATAATAATCTAAGAAACTTTTTAATTATTAACAATTAAATAGCTAATTATAGGAGTTTAAATGAGTAACTCTAAATCAAAAATTCCTTTTTAGGCTTTCGATAGGAAAAATGCTTTAAATCAAGCTAAATCTTCATTTTCTGGTTTATCTTCTCAGGAATCATCTGATAGATTAGATGAATTTGGCCCCAATACTTTAAAAAATGATAAGAAAACCCAATCTGATTTTTTATTGTTTATAAATCAATTTAAAAACCCAATTACTCTTATATTACTTTTTGCAGCATCTCTTTCTTTTTTTCTACAAGATACTACTAATTCAATTATAATATTATTAATTATATTATTTTCAACAATCTTGGGGTTTTGGCAGGAAAAATCTGCAGGTGATGCTGTAAATGAACTTTTAAATCTTATTAAAGTTAAAACTACTGTTCTTAGAGATGGAAAAAAAGAAGAAATATTTGTTGAAGAAGTTGTAATGGGAGATATTGTTTTTTTAAGTGCAGGGGATATTATTCCTGCTGATGGCCTTATTATTGAAGAAGATGAGCTTTTTGTTGATGAAGCTACATTCACTGGTGAAACTTTTCCTGTTGAGAAAAAAATATGTGTTTTAGATAAGGATACTCCTTTAAATAAAAGGATTAATTCTGTTTTCATGGGTTCTCATGTTGTTAGTGGGACTGGGACAGTTTTGATTATTTCTACAGGAAAAAATACTGAATTAGGATATATAAGTGAAAAATTAAGCTCTAAAACTCCATTAACAGATTTTGAAATTGGAATTAAGCGATTTGGTGCTCTTCTAATGGAAATTACTTTAATCATGGTGATTTTCCTTTTTGCAGTTAATGTTCTTTTAAACAAACCTTTTTTTGATTCTTTACTTTTTACATTGGCTTTAGCTGTAGGATTGACTCCTCAATTATTACCAGCTATAATAAGTGTTAATTTAGCTAAAGGTGCAAAACAAATGGCTAAAAAGAAGGTTATTGTTAAACGTCTTAATTCTATTGAAAATTTTGGTAATATGACTGTTATGTGTTCAGATAAGACTGGAACTTTAACTGAAGGCAAAGTTGAAGTAGACAATACTTTAGATTATTTAGGTAATAACAGTGAAATGGTTCTTAAATTAGCTAAAATAAATGCAACTTTACAACAAGGATTTAAAAATCTTATTGATAATGCTATTTCAAGTATTGAATTAAAAAACTTTGAAGAATATGTTAGGGTTGATGAAATTCCTTATGACTTCATTAGAAAAAGACTTAGCTTGTTAGTAAGACTTAAATCTGAAAAAAACATAAATAATATCATTAATACTAATACTAATGATTTTAATAATAATCTTAGTAATAACCTGAATAATAAATTTAGTAATAGTCTTAATAGTACTGATAATATTGATAATAAAAATATTTTTGAAAAATCTAATATTTTAATTACTAAAGGGGCTGTTATTGAAATATTAAGTATTTGTAGTCATGCAGTTGATAATGAAGGGAAAGTTGTTGATATTTCTACTGTAATTGATCAAATAAATGCTCTTTATAATAAATTAAGTTCTGAAGGTTTTAGAACACTAGCAGTAGCCTATAGAGATTTTGGAAGTACATCGGTTATTAATCGTAATGATGAATCTCAAATGATTTTCACTGGATTTATTTCTCTTTTTGACCCTCCAAAAGATGGAATAAAAGATAATATATCTGATTTAAATAATCTTGAGGTCGAAATTAAGGTAATAACTGGTGATAATGCTTTAATAGCTAAAAATATGGCTAAAAAGGTCGGTATGAATAACAATGAGGTTCTTACTGGTAGTGATATTCAAAATATGAGTGATGCTGCTTTTGTTCATAATGTTTCTAAATATAGTGTATTTGCCGAAATTGAACCAAATCAAAAAGAAAGAATAATACTAGCTTTAAAAAGCATAGGAAAAGTAGTTGGATATATGGGTGATGGTATTAATGATGTTTCAGCTATTCATAGTGCAGATGTAGGTTTATCTGTTAATACTGCTGTTGATGTAGCTAAAGAAGCAGCTGATATGGTTTTATTAGATAAAGATTTAGAAGTTCTTATTGAAGGTATAAAAGAAGGTAGACGAACTTTTGCAAACACTCAAAAATATATATTCATGGCTACAAGTGCCAATTTTGGGAATATGTTTAGTATGGCAGGAGCTTCAATTTTTTTGCCATTTCTGCCATTATTGCCAAAACAAGTTCTTCTTACTAATTTAATGACAAATATTCCATCTATGGCCCTTCCTTCAGATAATGTTGATGATGAGTGGATAAAACATCCAAGAGGTTGGGATTTAAGTTTTATAAAAAAATTCATGATAGTCTTCGGGATTTTAAGTTCTGTCTTTGATTATATAACTTTTGGGGTTTTAATATTTCTATTTAAAGCAAGTGAAGTTGAATTTCAAACTGGTTGGTTTATTGAATCTGTTGTTTCAGCTACTTTAATTGTTTTAGTTATTAGAACAAGAAAATCTTTTACTAAGAGTAAACCAAGTAAATATTTAGCATTTTTTTCAATATCAATAGCTTTATTTGTAATGATATTACCTTATATTCCATTTGCGTCAATATTAGGATTAAACCTGTGCCTCTAATTTTTTATCTAGTTTTATTAAGTATTGTGGTGTTTTATATAGTATCTGCAGAGATAACTAAAAGATGGTTTTATAAGAGCTTAAATTCTTCATAATTGATATTTTTTATAGAAATTGATACTGTTCATAAATAATTTAAATTATTTATACTTAATTTTATTTTTTACTTTTGAGCATTTATTATCAAAATTATATGTCTTTTTAGTTATGATATAAAATGTTCCTAATAATAAAAATTGTTAAATATTATTAAATATAAAAGTATTAGTGTTATATACAAATTTATATGTATGAAATTAAATTATATAAAGGACATATTAGAGTATATAAGAACCGATTATAAGGGGGTGAAAAGATGGAAATTTTAAAAAATAGCCTATCTAGTAAAATATTACTTTTAATATCAGTATTATTCTTATTATTAATTACATTATCAACAATAAATGCTGCTGAAACAAATATAAATAGTACTGATAATTTAGGTCAAACCATAGAAAATGCTTCAAATGGAGACATAATAAATTTAGAAGCGGGAATATACACTAATAATGTAACTAATATATTGGTTAATAAAAGTTTAACTATACAAGGAAAAAATCCTCAGACTACAATAATAAATGCACAAAATTTGGGAAGAATATTCAACATAACAAGTACTGGAACATTAACACTAATAAATATCACATTGATTAATGGAAATGCAAGTGATGGTGGTGCTATTTATAATAATAATGGAAAAGTAACAATAAACTATTGTATATTTGAGAACAATACTGCATCATCAAGTACCAATGCACGTGGTGGTGCAATATACAACATAGGCAGTGCAGGAAACCTAACGATAAATAACTCAATATTTAATAATAATAATGCATTAATAGCTACTGCTAATCGTCAAGGAGGAGCAATATACAATACAAATTTCATGAATATTAATAATTCTACATTCACAAAGAATACTGCAGCTTCAGGTGCTGCAATATATAATGCAAAAACATCTATCATTAATAATTCTAGTTTTATAAACAATGAGGCTAGTAGTCATGGTGGCGCAATCTTTAATAGTCAGCTGAATAATATTTTAAAAATAAGTAACTCTACATTTATAAATAATACTGCGCCAACAGGTGGTGCTATACGTAGTCAAAATCCTGGTAATACTACTGTGATTGGTTCTTCTTTTATTAACAATACTGCAGGGGTTGGTGGTGCTATAAGCACTGATAATCAGGCTAATTTAAATGTTTCATATTCTCGTTTTGTAAACAATACTGATAATAATAATTACACAATAAATGCTCGTGGAACAACCACTATTTTAGATTATAATTGGTGGGGTTCTAACATCAATCCTAATCAGCAAATAAA
The Methanobrevibacter arboriphilus JCM 13429 = DSM 1125 genome window above contains:
- a CDS encoding transposase, producing the protein ELRKSLGFNQVPESNQIYEFLARFNQNQILEFVIKTLNKEFKPIKRGKRTVLIDGTDIQVDMNWNKQNYTKKFLEKKGLYWAKSASKGFYIGFKLTLALDYHTGQPLTMLIHKGSKHDSELFPEIMEKLRKRRIIRNKDIIIADKGYISFNNYREGILKYKIVPLIFPKENMKINKILSQFNYPLEYFKVKNKKEDIYKELVSKFKKLITKWKKFKKIRGKIEDFFKLTKKGLKNNKFHKYTKESIAKTSYLLVLLTGLIIKQGYNESESMQKLSET
- a CDS encoding HAD-IC family P-type ATPase encodes the protein MLFSTILGFWQEKSAGDAVNELLNLIKVKTTVLRDGKKEEIFVEEVVMGDIVFLSAGDIIPADGLIIEEDELFVDEATFTGETFPVEKKICVLDKDTPLNKRINSVFMGSHVVSGTGTVLIISTGKNTELGYISEKLSSKTPLTDFEIGIKRFGALLMEITLIMVIFLFAVNVLLNKPFFDSLLFTLALAVGLTPQLLPAIISVNLAKGAKQMAKKKVIVKRLNSIENFGNMTVMCSDKTGTLTEGKVEVDNTLDYLGNNSEMVLKLAKINATLQQGFKNLIDNAISSIELKNFEEYVRVDEIPYDFIRKRLSLLVRLKSEKNINNIINTNTNDFNNNLSNNLNNKFSNSLNSTDNIDNKNIFEKSNILITKGAVIEILSICSHAVDNEGKVVDISTVIDQINALYNKLSSEGFRTLAVAYRDFGSTSVINRNDESQMIFTGFISLFDPPKDGIKDNISDLNNLEVEIKVITGDNALIAKNMAKKVGMNNNEVLTGSDIQNMSDAAFVHNVSKYSVFAEIEPNQKERIILALKSIGKVVGYMGDGINDVSAIHSADVGLSVNTAVDVAKEAADMVLLDKDLEVLIEGIKEGRRTFANTQKYIFMATSANFGNMFSMAGASIFLPFLPLLPKQVLLTNLMTNIPSMALPSDNVDDEWIKHPRGWDLSFIKKFMIVFGILSSVFDYITFGVLIFLFKASEVEFQTGWFIESVVSATLIVLVIRTRKSFTKSKPSKYLAFFSISIALFVMILPYIPFASILGLNLCL